The following proteins come from a genomic window of Hydractinia symbiolongicarpus strain clone_291-10 chromosome 2, HSymV2.1, whole genome shotgun sequence:
- the LOC130630707 gene encoding receptor-type tyrosine-protein phosphatase S-like — protein MKLIGYLLLSIGLAYGGVKEFSINEIDAPLQLQKVKLSWDAPDSTNKTEYRVIYRKVAGFDHSNEDAKTTEKTERKQVEITGLDYDSKYNFSVETIVNSKTEGRSQNKSFSTEPAPCAMLINGEMKAFLIHDEKATKYSLIVLKMPIDMTIAQLESTSSIDSSKYTGNNSSFYITYETTDQIHKNGKNITIGSGKPSINKPLQNGSYYTFFQRTELSDGRAIMHKWMPKVQFLKADAATSNSTNNPKEADTGLDGDDIALMTAGIAIGLIALIFCLICICHYKYSLKYAPKPPKKGGRTLAMVRLSTDPSIPVTDTDFYDHMAHMKFHNFKGFYEEFSQMKIAFQASEGFRNPDNNMKNRFVNIPCYDHSRCMLESQNSDGNSTYIHANFVPGTHSDKDYILTQSPLLETVSDFWQMVWEQNVTTIVMIGEVIERTKTVCAPYFPTSSNEHIKAYGNVSLVKEYIIADYAVRTLSMKMTDDETEIPRTIHHFQFLGWPPVQITPSCPTPFLEFVQIISKSKAEKNNSPIVVHGTTGSGRAGIYACIDAQVDRVLKQNDVNVYNGVKLIREHRYDGVKTLDEYIFIHEAVLEFILKRNIHDIPVQHLPKYIENITRTSKEEPFDVEYGFLSSTVVSSTQKMDAANQPQNKKKNRYENIKPFDDNRVKLSKLINSDGSDYINASYVDTYAHKKAFIATQAPLVETLSDFWRMIYENESWVIVMLGQEIENGQLKADRFWPEEGFVMALGDLSIKLISSSQDAIKDVVIRQMELMHTKKSETKLIQMYQYLTWPNHEGITSESITSLVQLVHESDLWKTKLKAKTTTVVSSTGIGRPGVLIALRSLQEESENEGKVNVFRTVQKLRQQRAALIQKREEYVLIYTSTLEISKHVRRRSVFTGLEDVNSIGTNILPNGYNIPSTPQTTERLNSVSSTSEL, from the exons atgaaACTTATCGGTTATTTGTTATTAAGTATTGGACTAG CCTATGGCGGTGTTAAAGAATTTAGCATTAACGAAATTGACGCTCCTTTGCAActtcaaaaagtaaaattaagctGGGATGCACCAGATAGCACAAATAAAACGGAATATCGGGTGATTTACAGAAAAGTTGCGGGTTTTGATCACTCAAACGAAGATGCTAAAACTACTGAGAAGACAGAACGTAAACAAGTCGAGATCACTGGATTAG ATTATGATTCAAAGTATAATTTTTCTGTCGAGACAATTGTTAACTCAAAAACTGAAGGTCGATCACAAAATAAATCATTTAGCACAGAACCAG CTCCATGTGCAATGTTAATTAATGGAGAAATGAAAGCATTCTTGATACATGACGAAAAAGCTAC GAAGTATTCGTTAATTGTCCTGAAAATGCCAATCGATATGACCATTGCACAACTAGAAAGCACTAGCTCTATTGATAGTAGCAAATATACGGGCAATAACAGCAGCTTTTACATCACCTATGAAACCACTGACCAAATTCATAAGAATGGTAAAAACATAACTATTGGAAGTGGGAAACCCAGTATAAACAAACCGTTACAAAACGGAAGTTACTACACGTTCTTTCAAAGAACAGAACTTTCTGATGGCAGAGCCATCATGCATAAATGGATGCCAAAGGTGCAATTTCTAAAGGCAGATGCAGCAACTTCCAATTCTACAAATAATCCAAAAGAAGCAGATACTGGACTGGACG GTGACGACATTGCATTGATGACTGCAGGAATTGCCATTGGTCTTATTGCACTGATCTTCTGTCTCATCTGCATATGCCATTACaaatattctttaaaatatgCTCCGAAACCACCTAAAAAGGGAGGGCGAACACTCGCAATGGTGCGTCTAAGCACAG ACCCTAGTATACCGGTCACCGATACAGACTTTTACGACCATATGGCTCACATGAAATTCCATAACTTCAAAGGATTTTATGAGGAGTTCTCTCAAATGAAAATTGCTTTTCAAGCTTCGGAAGGTTTTCGAAATCCAGACAACAATATGAAAAACAGATTCGTTAACATCCCTTGCTACGACCATTCAAGATGTATGCTTGAAAGCCAAAATAGTGACGGTAATTCAACTTATATCCACGCTAACTTTGTACCTGGAACCCATTCTGATAAGGACTATATATTGACCCAGAGCCCTCTACTCGAAACTGTATCTGACTTTTGGCAGATGGTATGGGAGCAAAATGTGACGACGATTGTCATG ATTGGCGAAGTCATTGAGAGAACAAAAACTGTTTGTGCGCCATATTTTCCTACTTCGTCTAATGAACACATCAAAGCATATGGGAATGTAAGCCTTGTGAAAGAGTACATCATTGCTGATTACGCTGTTAGAACTCTCTCAATGAAAATGACGGACGACGAAACTGAAATACCGCGCACAATTCATCATTTTCAATTTCTTGGATGGCCGCCAGTTCAGATTACTCCTTCATGTCCAACTCCGTTCTTAGAATTCGTAcaaataatttcaaagtcgaaagcAGAGAAAAACAATAGTCCAATC gtCGTGCATGGTACTACTGGATCTGGGCGTGCTGGTATTTACGCCTGCATTGACGCCCAAGTTGACCGTGTTCTTAAACAGAATGACGTGAATGTTTACAATGGCGTCAAATTGATCCGTGAGCATCGATACGACGGCGTGAAGACATTGGATGAATATATATTTATCCATGAGGCTGTTTtggaatttattttaaaacgaaaTATACATGATATCCCTGTGCAACATTTACCAAAATACATTGAAAACATCACAAGAACATCAAAAGAAG aaCCGTTTGACGTGGAATATGGTTTCTTATCATCAACTGTTGTCTCGTCCACCCAAAAAATGGATGCAGCCAACCAACCtcaaaacaagaagaaaaacaGATACGAAAACATTAAACCTTTTGATGATAATCGAGTTAAATTATCAAAGTTGATTAACTCCGATGGTTCGGACTATATAAATGCTAGTTACGTGGACACGTATGCTCATAAAAAAGCTTTTATAGCGACGCAGGCGCCGCTTGTGGAAACGCTCTCCGATTTTTGGCGTATGATCTACGAGAATGAATCGTGGGTGATAGTTATGCTTGGCCAGGAAATTGAAAACGGACAg CTAAAAGCTGATAGATTTTGGCCAGAAGAAGGCTTTGTTATGGCGCTTGGTGATCTGTCAATCAAACTTATCTCTTCTTCCCAAGATGCAATAAAAGACGTGGTCATACGACAAATGGAATTAATGCACACAAAG aaatctgAAACAAAGCTGATACAAATGTACCAATATCTCACTTGGCCTAACCACGAAGGAATCACATCAGAAAGCATCACTAGTTTGGTGCAGCTTGTACATGAGTCTGACTTatggaaaacaaaattaaaggCTAAAACAACAACAGTTGTATCaag tactGGTATTGGCCGACCGGGTGTTTTGATAGCCCTTCGTTCACTGCAAGAAGAAAGCGAGAACGAAGGCAAAGTAAATGTGTTCCGCACAGTTCAAAAACTGAGACAACAAAGAGCAGCACTTATACAAAAGAGG GAGGAGTATGTCCTTATTTATACCTCTACGTTGGAGATCAGCAAACACGTGAGAAGGCGCTCCGTATTCACAGGACTTGAAGATGTTAATAGCATCGGAACTAATATTTTACCGAATGGATACAATATACCATCCACTCCGCAAACAACTGAGAGGCTGAACTCTGTTTCGTCAACTAGTGAACTTTAA
- the LOC130630708 gene encoding penicillin acylase-like has product MLALKSLWTALSLFYVVESCTEFFIKTKDKNVLVGRTMEFATDLKSKVVLKAIGTQEKSSLPPSCGQASPLEWSYKYNVLCLNALKQPVCTDGVNSAGLSVGVLYLPQYTVYDNVTQHACSDILSNIQTANFILATYNSTQQLRNDINGNIFPKVFDMEFLGAYYPLHYTVTDSSGDALVLEYTKDGRKAHDNTIGVTTNSPPYDFHIMNIKNYVTLSKFSSKNLRFGDVVFTPAGIGSGLLGVPGDFTPPSRFIRMASLLHFSNQPNTTDEALKLTYHLLNTVDIPKGAAQVEVEPEEGHYDYTQWVVMKDLKNQVIYLRFYDDFTFKTFDLKTMKPLTSGVVSCFQSSLTRIFIVFFLVIALF; this is encoded by the exons atg ctTGCACTAAAGTCACTTTGGACCGCTTTATCGCTGTTTTATGTAGTTGAATCATgtacagaattttttataaaaaccaaAGATAAAAACGTGCTTGTCGGACGTACTATGGAATTCGCGACTGATTTAAAATCTAAAGTTGTACTTAAGGCAATAGGCACACAAGAGAAAAGTTCTTTGCCTCCTTCCTGTGGTCAAGCCTCTCCTTTGGAATGGAGTTACAAATATAATGTACTTTGCCTGAATGCACTAAAGCAACCTGTATGCACAGATGGTGTTAACAGTGCAG GTTTATCAGTTGGTGTACTGTATCTGCCACAATACACAGTGTATGATAATGTTACACAACACGCTTGCTCTGACATCTTGTCTAATATTCAAACTGCGAATTTTATCTTGG CAACATACAATTCCACCCAACAGCTTCGAAATGACATCAATGGTAACATTTTTCCAAAGGTCTTTGATATGGAGTTTCTTGGTGCGTATTATCCACTTCACTACACTGTAACAGATTCTAGTGGAGATGCGTTAGTGTTGGAATACACTAAGGATGGAAGAAAAGCTCATGATAATACGATTGGCGTTACAACAAACTCACCTCCGTATGATTTTCACATAATGAATATCAAAAACTACGTAACGTTATCGAAGTTTTCTTCAAAGAATCTAAGATTTGGTGATGTTGTGTTTACTCCAGCGGGTATTGGCAGTGGATTACTTGGTGTACCAGGAGATTTTACACCTCCTTCAAGATTTATTCGCATGGCTTCTCTCCTGCATTTCTCAAACCAACCAAACACAACAGATGAAGCGCTTAAGCTGACTTATCACTTGTTGAACACTGTTGATATTCCAAAGG GTGCTGCGCAGGTTGAAGTAGAACCGGAAGAAGGTCATTATGATTACACACAGTGGGTTGTGATGAAAGATTTAAAGAACCAAGTTATTTACCTCCGTTTTTATGACGACTTTACGTTTAAAACATTTGATTTAAAGACAATGAAGCCATTGACATCTGGGGTTGTTTCGTGCTTCCAATCTTCGTTAACTCGgatttttattgtgttttttcttGTGATTGCTTTGTTCTGA